Within the Rosa rugosa chromosome 2, drRosRugo1.1, whole genome shotgun sequence genome, the region GCTCCCGCGACTACCATGGCCGCTGCGGTTGGCGAAACAACTGAAGCTGGCGAGTTCGAAGCCCTCATCATCCCAGAGGATGCTAGCATCGACGAACGACTCCGCATCCTTAAGATCAACAGTGACAATTATCGGAGGCAGTTGGCTACTTCAATCGCGAGGACGGAACAGTGTCTTCGCGACTTTGATCAGCGAATGAATCATGATAATCATGTAAAGTCAGAACTAGTGTCCCATGGTGTTGATGCTGATGATGGGGATGGTGTTGAGATTAGGAACAATGATGGCTCCTGTGCTAATAGGATTGGAAATGGACCTAGAAGATCATTCAAACGCGATCCCGATAGCAGCCCAGAGAATCACCGGAGTCCATGGCAGCAGATCATTCAAACATATGTTGATTAAAAAAAGCTAGGGAGCATcgatcttttttttattattattattttttttttatattctctCTCCCTTTTGTAGTTCTCTCTTTTTACTTGTTCCAGATTCGATTTGCTGGTCAAATATTGAAGAGGGAATTGAATTTGGTGTGGAAAGTCAATATCAGAATGATTCAGTCCGTCAAATCCCAACTAAATTCTGCGGGGGACGGTGAAAAATAGTTTTATGGGTTGAGGAGCATGGTGAATAATGAACACCCGGGGTTCCTCTCCTACATAACTCGATCCAAGATCCACTTCTAAAAAGTGATAAACAATCCAGCCAAGACCAGGTAGAACTCCACTCAGTTTGCGTAAAACTTAATTCACCCCAGTCTGCTATAGCCACCCTCAATTTGGACGATTGTTAACAGAGATTTTAGCAAGAGAAAAAGAGTAAAATGATCATAGTGATTTCTTGAACAGAAAACGAGCTAGCAAGTCAGCCGGTTTATATAAGTGAGTGGTCAGGATTGTGAGAACACATCTGACGGTTAGAAAGCGTGGTGATGTGCCCGAGCACTTCATGCTCTAAGCATGGAAGAATTTTCAGTTTTCTGATGGTATATAGATTTGTAATTCTAAAATTTTTTGAAGGTTAAAATTAACATTTTACCATTAAATGGGTTAGTGAAAATCTTAATTTGTTGATGGAGTAAGTAAGAATGTTTTAGGTAGAATCTGTGCTATGGGAAAAGGACCCAAagaataaatagataaaaattCATGTTGAAACCATAAGACTAATCAAGATAAGCATAACCTCAGAACATAAACTCTAGCTGCTCATATCATTGCCTGACCACATTTATATCTGGTGCAGAAAAGAAAGCGAAAAAACTCTGCAAATGCATTCACTTACGGAATTTACATGGCAGCTGCTTTCCACAAGAGCCAGCGACCTACTACAAATTTACATTTCTCACCCTCAAACCCCCACACAAATACCATagggaaaaaaaatggaatACAAAATCAAGGagaataagagaaaaaaaaaattataagaaaGAGGGAAAAGCAAACAATCAAACCCATCTAAATTCTCTCCTATACCAAGCCTCGGCTCCCTCACTCCTCTTTAGGAATGAAAGAAAATTCTAATTAACCACTTCGACCTCGATAACCCAAGCTTGATCTGAAATAGACAATTTCATGTACAAATGATTGTATGTATCCACATGTCAGTGAGCCAAGTCTACACTCCCAACACCTACACTAGACTTGTCTACCATACGCACATTGTATTGTTCATATACTCTTGCCCGGTTCTCTGCCCACCACTGTTCTGCTTGTTTCTCACTAAATCGCTTACGACTGCATTCAACAACAATAAAATTGTTCCATAAGTTTAATGAGGAGAAGCTCAAATTCTAGAATGCAAGTAAATACTAAAGATTTTCTCACTCTTCATAGCTGTTGCTGCACCTACAAACCTCAAGTCACCACTCCTTTTTGAATTCTTTATTATcctcaacaatttaaaattTGATATGATACAACCTTGTAATCCATCTAAATGGGACAAGGTTTATTAAGACCAACATAAACTGATTCTTGTCTCAAGATCTaatcctcttttcttttttttttaacacacACACGTGTACATGCACATCAATTTCCTAAGGTAGGCATGTATAACATACCTGAAGCGAACTCTCTTGAGATCCTTGACACCTCCTGGTAGGGAAGTAAGTGTAATATATACACCAGGCTCGTCTTGCTCAACCCATTCAGTCTCATTACAAGATTCACTTTCTTTGGTTCTGTTCCCATTTCTAGTCGCCAAGTCTGAATTCCCCTGTTTGTTGTGACCTGAACTGCGGTTACTGGTGGTACTGGACCCATTAGAAAGCAACTGGCTGTTTGATCCATTGGAGTCTGGTCCTTGGCATGTTGCTTGACCATTCAATTGATCAATAGAAGCACCAGAAACTTCATTGGGAGGATCAGAACCCAAAGAAGCAAGAGAGAGTGATTTGATATTCCGTGCTGCTCCAACAGGCAGTCTTTCAGCCATGTCCTTCAACTGATCGACAGATACAAAACACGAATCATTGGCAAGAGAGTGATGAGAGCCCAAGTGACAGTACTAAGCTTGACTTAATTTTGATAAGAAACTAAACTTTATTGCAAAAAGGTACAATTACAACCACTATAGACAGGTCCACAACAAATAGGCTACTAAGTTTTATATGAACTGAGGAATTTCTGGGCAATGAAATTGAGGCATATGCTATGTGGGAAATATGTTTGACACACATTTGTCATGAGACAGGAAaagtttgatattttttttggtacagGAAAAGTTTGATCTTTAGCACAGAGAATTATCAATAAACCAATGTCAATGAAAACTATAAATCGATTGAGGCGCACATTTATTCACCATTCTAGAATCTAGATACAATGGAATCACATTTTTCAAGACCTAGCAGAACTTACAGCAAAAGGACCCAATGAAAATTAATCTAAATTAATGTTTGTCACAATGGTTGATCTTTACCAGATGAAAAATAAGTCAGAATCAGGATTAAACTGGTATGGGAGTTTTGGAGATCCCAGAAAACTAAATTAATCTCACTTCCTCCACCTAGGTACTAATGGAGCCAAAAGAACAGTGATGAAATTAGCTACCACAAACTAAGAAAGCATGTTTGCAATTTAAAACATaaaatgaatttttgaaattttgaaattgtgtttttatttgttttatttactttaaaGTTTGTTTCAGAGGAAGTTCTCTTTTTTCAAGAAGATTCTGAGGAATTTCTCTGAATGCACATAACTAGGAAAAAAACATTTTCTTGATAAAAGAGGCTAGTCAAGTTTACAGGGTACATCCCATAAGAAAACCAAATGATCAATAAAACCAGGCACATAAATATTCATCTTACTTGTGCAGTCAGTGACTGGATTACTTCCTTTGCGGCTTTGCATTTTGCAGCCTCTGCATCTGCAATTGCTATTGCATCTTTCAGCTGTTTAGTTGTTCTTTCCAGCTCCACTTCCTGTAGTTGGGATTTTCGAGCAAGACTTTCAACCTAAGAGACAAACTTGGTCAGTCATAATGCAGAAAGAGAAAACTGAAGAAGTCTAATATAAAAGTCGATCCTGGAAAGGAAAATTAAATGGTGTAACCTGAAAACACTTCCAAACTCATAACATAAAACATCTATAGAAACACTTATTTGGCTAACAATTGAGAAAGTAACATGGTTGTTTTAATTTCTTAACTGTCTCTTCCCTTTTCCCTTAGCGATGTTTCTCATTAATTGCCCTATCACTAAAGGACAGGCTCATGGAGTTGCCTGGCACtcatttgaatacaatgaactTTATCCAAAACATTGTGCCTAGTTGTTTTCTTCAATATCTGCAAATACTTGTTTCACTTGAATTTATTCAAGTCATTTCAACATAGATATTATTTTCCTTTGTGTCAAAATACTTCTTTTTCTGTTGTGGCAGGCCTGATATCAAATAGTCCATTACTACCGTAACTTCAAAAAGTTACAAGGACATGCAGTAAACCCAGGCCGACCCAACTGTAAACAGAACAACAGGTCTTCACAGTTACCAAGTCAACCAAAAGCCAACACCAACTGTTCAAAATCCCTAGACTCAGAGCTGAGTCAGCTGACAAAATACCTATTACAATGAAAGCTGCTGGGGATCAATGGCAATTATGGATTGCACCATGTAACCTAATAGAACACCATAACTAACCCATGATGGACCTGAAAGGAAGTCTTAACCGCCATGGTCCTTCTCCCATGCTAAAAGATATGTATTATACATATTTACTGATCAGAAATTCACAAGACTAAAATGGCCACTTTATGTTGGAATTGTTTCAATTGTTGCGGGACTGAAAGGATTGATTATACCATGTAAAAACTAACTAGTCAATCTTTAAAGTTGAAATGCAAGTCACTGAGAAACCGTAAGCATCAGACAAAGGATACATACGTATCAAATTTGATGATATCGATAGATGGTCAATTTTTTGATAATCTGAAGTTCAAAtgccaaaacaaaaataagttTCCAAAATCAAATTGCAAAGGCTATTTAATTTCTACAACTAGGTGCACAAACTAAATTTTATTTCATCAAAATTAAAATTGGTGAAGGGAAACAGACAAAATAAACAACTAAATTTACAAGAGACCCTACACCTGTGCTCTAgttgttgaaaaataaaaagaacagTAGTGGGTACCTGTGCTCTTAGCTTGATAACCTCCTGGCTAAGGCTTTCATTGGTCCTTTTAGCACTATCATCTACAGCAATCTTTGGTGATGTAAGTCCTCCTAGAGTTGGAGTTGGTGTTGTAGAACGAGGTGGGCTGGGGCGCCTAGAAATGGGGGATGTTGCTCTAGAAACAATTCTGGATCCAGGAACAGAAGCAGAGAAGAACTTCTTGGATGACCCAAATACTGGATTAAATGATTTAGAAATATTAAGAGCTCCCCACTGCGAACCTCCATTTGGAACAGGCGAGACTCGACTACTATTGAATTCtagtttcttatttttctttgaaGAACGTGTTTCCACATTCTTCAGAGATTCCATAGAAGAAAATCTAGCAAGTTGCACACGAGATCTGGAATCCAATTTATCGTCTTTATCAATGCTGTCACTTGAGCCCTGATTGATACTTCCTCTTCTGCTCACAGAAGACTGGGATGAATAATCAGTTTCTATAGCTTTTCTCAGTTTACTAAAACAATTGTCACAGACACGATACGGTTTGTTGGGATTTGGTGCCATAGAAGCCTTGAGTGACTTCTTACTGCTGCAAGAATGACAGAAAACAAGACCACAATTATAACAATTATGGCGTTTTCTTTTAAAATTGAACGGAAGGCGGCAGCCTGAACACATTGATTGATCAACTCCAGAAACCCATTTATGAAGGCAGATAGCTGCAGTAAAATTAGCACCACAGGCAATACTTTTGACTTGCTTATCTTTCAGAGCTTCAACTAATGTGGGAGAATTACGATCATCAATGTTCCCATGACCTAAACGACCATTTGCTCCTTTTCCCCAGGTATAAACCTCAGTTCTTGAAGTTAAAACTGCAACATGATAGGCACCACAAGAAATTTCTTCCACAAAACTCTTGAAGAGCTTTCCCTCGACCCGACTGGGGAGCTTTCCATCAGCTTGAGGGTTTCCTAACTGGCCATAAACAGGACTGCCCATTGTGTATACATGGCCAGATGTAGTAAGAGCAACTGTCATACTATGTCCACAAGCAACTTGACAAAAGTTGGGATCGACAAGAGCTGCAACACAGGTAGGCACAAGTTTTGCTTCCTTGTCACCATGCCCAAGCCGACCTTTATCGCCATCTCCCCAGGTGAACAACTTTCCTAAAGAACAGTTGCTCGAACTTGAATTGCCAACCATGACTTCTATAACAGCAGCAGTATGCCACACCCCACAAGCTGCTTGCACAGTGCGAAGACCCTTAAGGGATTCCACTTCCCTGGGAATTGAAACACTTTTCCTATCTCCATGTCCCAGAACACCAAATGTGCCATCACCAAAAGTAAACAATTGCCCGGCAGAGGTTACAACAGCTGTGTGCCAGGGTCCACAAGATATAGATGAGACATGTATACCCTCCAAGGGCCCATTTACTCTTTTGGGAACCCAGTGACTCACTTCATTTCCATGCCCAAGTAGACCAAAATTGTAAGTGCCATCACCCCATGTGTACAGATCACCGGAAAAGGTAACAGCACTTGTATGGTACTCACCACAAGCAACAAGCTCAATGTTCACATTACTGAGGGCATCAATAAGCTTTGGATGCAAAACATCAACATCTACACCATGCCCAAGCCTACCCCCAGATTCCTCTCCCCAAGAAAAAATCTCTCCTTGCTTGGTTACTAGAGCTGCATGTCGTCCACCACAGGCAATGTTTTGGACGTCGAGTACCACTGCAGATTCTAAAGGTTTAGGCAATaaagaatccattttggcagcAAAACTACTTCCAACTCTATGAGAACCACCACCAACAACACCATCTCCTGTGCCTTCCCCCCAAATGAAAACATCTCCTAAGGCATCACCATCATCATGACCAGAACCTTGGCTTGATGAGCTAACAGCACTGGATAGACTAACTCTAAATGCATCCATTGCCATTGCCTTCATCTGACCGTGTACACTTTCCGAGCCTCCTGATGACACAGAATGTACTGAACCACTAGCTGAATCTGAAGGGAAAAAACCCTTGGGAGGGACAGCATATAGTATCACATCTGATAGTGCCTTATCCAGACCATTTTTAGGAGGACTTTCAAATGGACTATGAAGGCGAAGGTGATCTGCACCATCCTGAATTTAACAAAGAAGAGTATAACTTCTGTTTTTCAACATAAGCCATGCAATCATACAAACGAGATGGAAACTGTACCTTCTGTAAGCTATCATTACTCCCAAATGGAGAATTCAGAGGAGAACTTCTCCGTGTATAAGTTCTCGGACTATTTGCTTCAGATGGAATTCCATCGCTCCTTGACTCTGTTCTCCATTTTCGATGGTGGCTGCGTGATATTAATGCTTTTAAACCACTGAACCATACCTCAGCTTCATCTTTATCCTTGCAAATCTAGTAAATAAGAACCATCGTTAGATTAGAGTAAACTTGAAGACACCCACATTAAACAGATTTAATATGACACAAGATAGAAACTTATTATAGGAGAATGatgtagaaaataaaacaacagaGCAATGCTTACCAAATCCAGTGATCTATCATTATATATAAGAGAAAATGACTGATACTCCTTTTCAGGCCGTGGATACCTCTGAAAGATTGGCTGGAAGAAATATAAATGGTTGATCAGGACATATTAGAATAACATGAAGCTtttgaaaagaataaaaaaaaacaaaaacaaatacaaagCCCAGCAACTGACATATATGGAAGTGACGAAAATGTAAGTGGGACTAACACCACTAAAATCAGAATACTTGAAAAAGGAACAAACTGTTGTAAGAACCTTAAACAAACTTAAGGAGCAAGAGCAATGAAAAAACAACAACATTTGATTCGTCATGCACTCACAACATAACAACTTTATAATATAGTAATAACAATGCAAGTACAGATAATATAGATGTTGTATTTTCAAAGAGACTTACAGTGCGTTGCCCGGATATAATTCTAGAAACATGGCTTAGTTTAAGTTGTTTTTCCTCCTTCCCTGAGAACCATATTAGAATGGACTCATCCTGAGGGCAAAAATTCAATAACAATTAATATCTATTGGCAAAAAGAATTTGTTGGAAGATTAGCTGCATTGCATGAAACTACTGCCACAAAGATCGCACAAATGACAAGCACAATTCCTGCCTTGTAAATACAATACACACAGACACGCGCGCGCGCGCGTAAGTAATAAAGTTATCTGATGAAATTGTTGCAGAGGAATGTGCATAGGTGTAACTAATGGTTGCACTTACAGGAAAGGATTCTTTTTTTGATATCATTATGGTCATCTACTTCGGAATATTCAGTTTCCTTAATTTTGATGGACTGGAATGCTGCTGTGTTGTAATGATCTAAATAGGTGGTTCTAATGTATTTGCTGTTTCCAGGTATAGTAGCCTAGCCATTTCAAGGCTTTAGTGTCCATACTCACAATCTGTATTTTATTCAAGTATTGTACAAAAATTTTGTTTCTTATAATAAAAAGATGAAGAAGGCAGACAAAAAGTGTGTTTCCTatgtaaggaaaaaaaaaaaaaaaaaaaaagccagaCACAGAGACAATATTGCAATATTATATCCAGATATTCAGAAGTAAACTTACATTAGAAAGGCGGAAGGGGCAGAACTTGGGCTTTCCCCTTCTTCCGTACTTGAGCAAGTATGCTCCTTTCTTTAAAGCAGTAATGGCCTGTTGTTAAGATCAACCAAGAATCCAACTTAAGCACTTTCAGCACATTTGCAAGTGGGAAGAAATGAATGAACAGGACAAGGAAAACAATGAataaaatccagaatatgtgaatAGGACGTATAgattttaaagaaaagaatggAAGTGTATCAGTACATAGAAGCAATCATTTGAAATCTGTTGTGGTATTAGGACCCCTATAACAATTTTACAGAGGATTTCACCTTCTTTTACTATTTTCCAGAACCCAGAATCTCAAGTAGCTTAGCAACATATCTCATGTGATGAGGTAATTTCACAGATCAGACATACAACATTTTTGAGAGTTTCGGCCTTAATCAAgatagtgtttttttttatcaatggaCAATCGAGTTGCAGTACAAGGTTAGGAATACAGTATTTGTAACTGCCAGTCTAAGCCGTCGATACAGGAGAAACATATTGGCAATGGAAGGTGCTGAAGAGGGAAAAAGCTCTTATATCCAAATCTTGCCGGGAATTGTTGTGGAGAACAAATTGAGATATCCTATTCCACCAACCCCCAATGATTATTTCCTATCTTATTTTTTCCCATAATTATACCACTATATTGAGAACATCCGTTGTCACTGATAAAACAGTATCAGCATAGAAACAAGCATAGCAAAAGTCTAACTCAGCCTGATGATCTATGCTTTGCATTCCCTTGTTTACAAGGTAACTGCAACTAAGAGTAGCCGATTGATATTGTGCTAATTCAATTAACTAGCCCTGGAAACAATTCCACCAAAGCacgaaaaaaaatgcaaataatAGTATGATCATCACTAAAGCACATTTACAACAAACAATACCAGTCAATCCAACACTTTTGCAGCTAATCAATTCGTAACGGAAACTAAACCGGCAAAGAAGCGGGGAGCTAGAGTACCTGCTCGATGTCTCTTTCGACCGGACCGGTGGTCCTGCTAAGATCAGAAGGCATCCTCTCCGTCCGCGACATTACTTTTCCTCTCCTCGCAAAAACCCTAAATGCATCTAACCACTCCCAAACAGTGCCAGTCGCCGATTCTCAACTCCGTCGCCAAATCCAGCCGCATATCGCCGGTACCGCACAGCTTGAAATCTCCACCAACACTTGAATCTGTCATTGCGGCCACTCACTCGAACTCGAACTCGGTCAGCTTCTTACGGGTGTGAATGAAAAGCAGGCGAGAATTTAGTTATATTCCGGCAATTGCGGAAGCGCTGAGTTGGTCAGCTCCGAGTTAACCGAGTCCACCCAGTCAGTGACGGAGAATCTGGCGAGCTAGTGACGGAAAAGGTGAGAAAATCCAGGTGAGGTATGATCTGATTATGAGTtgcagaagaagagagagaaacagcTTTAACTccacaagagagagagagagagagagagagagagagtggtggaaattttctttttctttttttttcctttttgagtttttatacgAAATAGGTGGAAGGGAAAAGACGATGATTATCACAGTGCACATGTTAATTAAACATTTTCCTTTCGCTTTTTTACATCTCTTCCGTTCTTTTTCGGGTTTTCCTTTTCTGTTTTATGCTTCGGGACAAATTTCTTTGGGAGAAATATCACTTTGATCATCGAACTATGggtcattcgacactttggtcatccaacttttaaaaacttcattttggtcatcgaactatgggtctgtatatcactttggtcattccGTCACTTTTCTCTGTTATCTCCAGGGGTATTTTGGAGATGAAATGTTTTACCCGCCATTTTTATAACTTAATCCAATTTTCTCCACCTAAACATAAAACTTCATCCAATTTTGCCAACTTTTCCCTCCTTTTATTCATGCATTCATCATCAGTAATCAAAGCATACAACAGAGAAAAGTAATCGAGTCAGAGAATGATTCAAAGTGAGGGAATataagaggaagaaaaatattgatttaataaatcgaGGAATTATAAGAGGGAAAAGTTGGCAAAATTGGATGAAGTTTTATGTTTAGGCGGGAAAAATTGGATTAAGTTATAAAAATGGCGAGTAAACCTTTAAATCTCCAAAATACCCTTGGAGTTAACAGAGAAAACAGACGtaatgaccaaagtgatatgcgatgatatagttcgatgaccaaaaTGAAGTTT harbors:
- the LOC133731547 gene encoding PH, RCC1 and FYVE domains-containing protein 1; this translates as MSRTERMPSDLSRTTGPVERDIEQAITALKKGAYLLKYGRRGKPKFCPFRLSNDESILIWFSGKEEKQLKLSHVSRIISGQRTPIFQRYPRPEKEYQSFSLIYNDRSLDLICKDKDEAEVWFSGLKALISRSHHRKWRTESRSDGIPSEANSPRTYTRRSSPLNSPFGSNDSLQKDGADHLRLHSPFESPPKNGLDKALSDVILYAVPPKGFFPSDSASGSVHSVSSGGSESVHGQMKAMAMDAFRVSLSSAVSSSSQGSGHDDGDALGDVFIWGEGTGDGVVGGGSHRVGSSFAAKMDSLLPKPLESAVVLDVQNIACGGRHAALVTKQGEIFSWGEESGGRLGHGVDVDVLHPKLIDALSNVNIELVACGEYHTSAVTFSGDLYTWGDGTYNFGLLGHGNEVSHWVPKRVNGPLEGIHVSSISCGPWHTAVVTSAGQLFTFGDGTFGVLGHGDRKSVSIPREVESLKGLRTVQAACGVWHTAAVIEVMVGNSSSSNCSLGKLFTWGDGDKGRLGHGDKEAKLVPTCVAALVDPNFCQVACGHSMTVALTTSGHVYTMGSPVYGQLGNPQADGKLPSRVEGKLFKSFVEEISCGAYHVAVLTSRTEVYTWGKGANGRLGHGNIDDRNSPTLVEALKDKQVKSIACGANFTAAICLHKWVSGVDQSMCSGCRLPFNFKRKRHNCYNCGLVFCHSCSSKKSLKASMAPNPNKPYRVCDNCFSKLRKAIETDYSSQSSVSRRGSINQGSSDSIDKDDKLDSRSRVQLARFSSMESLKNVETRSSKKNKKLEFNSSRVSPVPNGGSQWGALNISKSFNPVFGSSKKFFSASVPGSRIVSRATSPISRRPSPPRSTTPTPTLGGLTSPKIAVDDSAKRTNESLSQEVIKLRAQVESLARKSQLQEVELERTTKQLKDAIAIADAEAAKCKAAKEVIQSLTAQLKDMAERLPVGAARNIKSLSLASLGSDPPNEVSGASIDQLNGQATCQGPDSNGSNSQLLSNGSSTTSNRSSGHNKQGNSDLATRNGNRTKESESCNETEWVEQDEPGVYITLTSLPGGVKDLKRVRFSRKRFSEKQAEQWWAENRARVYEQYNVRMVDKSSVGVGSVDLAH